TGAGATTCAAATCCAATGCATTTATTACTGTAAATGCCATCTTGGTTTCCTGATCAAATTTCCATGGTCTGTCTAATGTTACTTTGACAGTGTATCTGACATAACCATGTTCCCCTTCAAAAGATGAAGGCAGGACAGGTGGCAATGTGCAGGTAAAATTATATATGTGTTTCCCTTGTGGTATTTCAATTTCATTCCCTATAACATTTATTAATCATATCacaaatgaatattaattaattttaaaatttgattatttttcttAGTGTAAAATTAATTGAGATTGCTTTTTTGATGTACTTGATCATGCTATTGAGAATCAGATCATGAcaccatttttttgttcaacTCTTCTTATGAGGCTTTATTACAAAGGTGACAAAATTGACTTGGTGCTACAGAGTTTAATTAATGTATTCCTtataaattaaatgattttgaaataaaGTGACAAAACAAAACCATTTACTTGCCTAAATATATCATGTTGTAATGGCAATATATGGTACACAAAGAAGGCTTTTATAAAATGTACTATGGTTTGAGACATAAAATGTATCcacattttatgtatatttatcacATATTTATGCAGATTTTTAACATTACTGTTAGGTAGTGGGATTCGTTTGTGTTTGTTTCAGATTTATTTTACTTGTCAATGTTTACCatgaaaaaaagttttcaaaattgttTCCAGCAATCGCAGGGAAAAAATCTAGTTTCTGTCCATTCAAGTTGTGGTGACATAGAATAGGTTTcccgtaaatattattatggcaCTGACATTAAACTCCTTCAAGACTAGATTAGTTTGATGAGAAAATGGTAAGTTTAAGAATGCCAGTtagcaaaatataaaattgttactATGATCTATCTTTTTGATATTGTAAGCATATGGCTTGCCtgaggtgagtggttaccattgcagggacttcagaaatgcctgGGGCACAGCCTACGAGTTCTTTTACTATCCGGCATAACAAATCTCAATAGTTTTTGATTCTGCAAATGTGCGTTTTCATCATAGGGATTTGTTTACTAATGCTAGATGaccagaaaatattatttttcaaatgcaTTGTTGAATACCTGTATTACTTCCCAGTAAATAGTAAGAAATCTGGAAATATTCTTCATTTCCTGTATGCATAGTATCAGTTGATTCTGTTTTGCCTTGAGCATTTTCCTCCTGTTTGCTTTCATACAATTCGGTATGAGCTTCACCCTTAATTTTAACATGTATGCCTAAAAAGATTCAGTAGATTTTCACaattcgttttctgaatatgagtCATTCATATTAATATGGACAATTGTATGAATCTCACCTCGAACTTTTTTTGGACTATCAAAAACATATTCGATCCTTCCATTCACTGTTTGTCCTGCATAATATGTATTCCATTGATTATCCAAATAGATATTAGCCTCTTTGAGACccatatctttttttataaaattttagataATAAAGTAAGTATTGGTTAAAAAATTCAACTTATATTACTAATAGGGATTTGACATGTTTATTGAAGAATCGAATGacaaaaatatcgattttaatcgatacaaattaaataatcgATCTGGTGAATCGACTTTTGATAGTCGATTATGACACTATTCATTCAGTGACACTTTGGTTTTTACTTGTCCCAAAAAATATGCAAGAGCATGTTATCCTCCAAGAaaaagaataaattttttttattttatttgcgaaTTCACTGAATCTTTCATTAGTATATTAGAACTCAAACTATAAATACTCTGATCCAGCATATTGTACCATTTTGTCTAATTTGTGTCTTTTCACAGATCAAACAACTATTACTATTCTAGAATTTAATTCAATCAAGTCAACTTCAACTTGACTAAATTAGGAAAATAAAACgacaaatttcattttattttgttccacTTCACTTTTTCTAAAATAGACATTCACATTACCAACGATAAGGCATAATGGTCTACGTTTTTCTTGTcagtacaataatacattttatgtgTATTAACTATATAATATTCGGCTGTTTTCTTTAAGTACACTGAAAAaattttcagtaaatgaccaccatttaactgagattatatttcatcccatatcatctcatctcatttcatttaatttcatcccagttgatgtctgaaattaatcatcttgatttcatttcactccattaaattaaaataagacatgacgtaaaggtcttagttaccaggtcataaaatcctataaaaaaattataggtaATGTACGGGACTAAAATGTGGAATTTTATCCATTAATTAATATCAATAAGtatataatactaataaaagTTGTAGTAATGTACTTATTATAACAGTAAATAAGCTCAGATATACACCAAAAAGTATAACAATTCCTTGGAAATACCAGCTAATTAGTACTGCCAAGGACTGCTGAATCTAAATAgtgctttatttaataaatttgttcaaTATTCCCTATCATTAAAAATGTCAGATTGATGCTccgataatataatttaatatttatataattataaagtggtttaaaaaacaacaattaaatTGTCTCATCATAAACTTTTTGCTTGTTAAAAAATACCATCATGGATGAAGCCAAGAAACCGACGACAGTGGAggagttaaaaataaaaggaaacGAATGCGTCAAAGATGGAAAATTCATCGAAGCTGTTTTACATTATACACAAGCTATCAAAATGGATCCAAACAACTATATTTTGCACAGCAACAGGTCATTCGCCTTTCTGAAACTCGACCAACATTATCTTTCATTACAAGATGCAAATGAAACAGTTAGATTGCAACCTCAATGGGCAAAGGTAATTTTGAGTTTGAAAGTTTTGCAAGACCTTTACAatgtaatttatacttctactGCCATCAATGTTTCTAAGATATaagatataatgataataaaaatttcacaTGTATAACTTTCACCAAAACAGTTATTTAGTATTGAGAACGGGATAATCATTTATTTAGTAAGCAAATTAaacttatttcaaaatatatattttcaggGCTATTTTCGTAGAGCAGAAGTAGAAGCGGCAAGTGGTTTATATGATGAAGCAATTATTTCATATACACATGCTTTACAACTTGACCCACAGAATCAAAAGTTAATAGACTCCATAAAAGAGTTATCAGAAATGCAGGAAAATAGAATAAAAGGTGACTTTGAATTGTGCAAACTAACAATCTGTATCTTTCTTTCTGGTctttccctcaatgctgaggatcgtgattGTATGTCAATCTTATCCACTCAGTCCAGTTCTGcaccatatgtaccgctccctgtaTCTGACCTAGAgccacctccttgagttggtccacccatctataatAACAATCTGTATAAGATTTAATAAAGTATCTGGTTGAAGTTGAATAAGTTTCTTTAGATGCCAAAGTTGATGTAAAACCTGTATCTGTAGTTTAAGTAACAAAAATAcagatataattattaatttatttatgcttTCCTATTTTTTCAGAAAGTCAAAATGTTGTATGGATTTGTACATGCATTGGTTTAGTAGTTGGAATTATGATTGTAATACTTGATTATAGCTTTACAACGAATCCTACACTAACTGTGAGTATAACGGAAGAGATATATTTTCaatcattttgaaaataatgaagattactaatatcatcatcatcatggttCCAAGCCGGTTTCGGCAACAGCGACCAAAATTACTAATATAATGAATGTTAAGAAAGCCAATGTTCTTTATTAAACTCACTGGTTGGTTGGTGTTGGGTGTCAAAAAGTTCTGTCCTGTGAAGATATCTTACTAACATAGAAATATCCATCAATCTATCATTATACTAGTACAGTATGGTATTAGGTGTATCTGTTTTAAGTATGTTTTGACTCTGAAATGAACACTGGCTGCTTAAGAATAGAACCACTTCTTAATCATAGAGCAAAATTAAAGCCTTAATTGTTTGacagcactttttttttaaattgcagaaCCCATTCAGCATGGTTGCATTTTCAATGGCATTGTCAGGATTGGGATTTGTTGTAGGAAAAACAACAACTATGATGTCATCATGGAGTGCAGGCAGATCACTGCAGCCGCCAGTTGACTTAGGTAATGTTGTTTAGTTTTTtgagtttgattttattagGGTTCCGTTAGACAAGACGAAACATGACAAGCcaaaaaagtgtaaaaaaatatatttctatcatagtaattttactataaatatatacagaAAGCTGTACACATTACCAGAAATACAAGTGTCTATAAACCCAATAGGTAATCTGTTGTGGATGCCCAAAACCCAGTACATCTGTAGAAACACTGTTTTGTACTAAAATCCACCTAGCTCATTTTTGTTTCACTTTACATTATTGTTATCAGAAAAATTgattatataataaatctttATACTAAATCTAAAAACTGAGGACAAATAATTAGATGTTGTTAATTTGATTAGCAACACTTTCACAGGGAATTTGTACTCATTATTACaattaactttaaattaaaaggaggttcttttttatcttttctttttttattcaatgaTTTAACTTAAAGATTTGTGTCAATTTATTTGTCCATTAATAACTTATAATTCCATTTTCAATTTAAGgtacttttaatttaaacttattaaataaatatttcttaaacATAGGGTACAATGACAGTTctcaagaaaaagaagatgtaATACcagaaagaaaaaacaaatatagCAAAGCACAGGCACGTCAAAGGTACAAACAAGGAAAATTGTAgtgtttaatacaatttttgttttaagctaAAATGTCATcatgttaattttgaaattttttattgctgaaatATCAGACAGCAAGGCGAGA
Above is a window of Bombyx mori chromosome 21, ASM3026992v2 DNA encoding:
- the LOC101738451 gene encoding uncharacterized protein LOC101738451, with the translated sequence MDEAKKPTTVEELKIKGNECVKDGKFIEAVLHYTQAIKMDPNNYILHSNRSFAFLKLDQHYLSLQDANETVRLQPQWAKGYFRRAEVEAASGLYDEAIISYTHALQLDPQNQKLIDSIKELSEMQENRIKESQNVVWICTCIGLVVGIMIVILDYSFTTNPTLTNPFSMVAFSMALSGLGFVVGKTTTMMSSWSAGRSLQPPVDLGYNDSSQEKEDVIPERKNKYSKAQARQRYKQGKL